CATATTTGTGATACTAGGCAACGTTGTCTTCAACCCTTTTGTGCACCTTGCAAATCGAAAATCGACGCATACTTTCCACCCAAAAGAAATGAAGCTATATCATTTGAAGAAATAGAGTTCCTACGGTAACAAAAATGTGAACAAGTTTTCGTGATAAACTTGAGCGGATAATAAATATCAGTAAATGAGAAGCCATCGCAAGTATCATGCATAACAGTCCATCCAGCACTTCCTCTGAAAAAATGTGCAGCTTTTAAATCGAGCCCAATCACGTTCTCCGGACAGTTAAATTATACAGGAAGCTTAGACTGGAACTGGCTCAACCACCTGACCGGGAGCACCTATTTTAACCTGAAGTAGAAATAATATGCAAGAAAGTTGGTTACTTTTGCAGATAGGATCATGTATGACTGCTAAGCAAAAATGCATAATTGTTACCGTGGTTATTATTTTTAAGCATAAAGATTGTTTTAAATGTTCAATTCATGATCCAAGGAGGGATTCTGGATAGATCTTACAGTCCCTTTTTAGATTTTTGAACAACAGACTGATACATATAAAAGCATCATATATATGTGGTTACAGGCGACATCTAGATTAAGTCAGTATGATGAGCCAGCCACCTTTTGTGCCATAAAACTCAGTAGCGCGTCAAGATGACAACTGAATTCACCAACTGTTAGTGGTGCTTCTTATAATTTAGAACCATAAGATTACCTTCGCTGATTTGAAGAGCTCATCTAGAACTTCGGATAAGGTTGGATGTGCGTGCACAGCAAATTTTATGTCCTGCACAGTGCAAGAATTGCGACAAAAGTAATTATTTGAAAGTGAAATTGAAGATACACTCATTCCTGCTATTTTTACAGATGAAAGAAAAGTCCTGCTTTAATTTAGTTCATTGTCACTGTTGTTCCGAGAACAACAATATCATAAAGCCAGGTTCTCTTGTgtgtcaatttttattttgattgtcGACTTCATCGCTAAAATCAAGGTATTCAAGAAATGCCAATTTAAAACCAACAAATTTCTGCGTGTACAAGTTTTGCTTACTTTTATCAAAAATTAATCTTTTTCTACAGAACCAAAACATGGATACCCGTGATTTGAAGATGAAAAAAGTCATAAACAAGTATATTATTTTCACATATCATTCAAGGTGTATTTTTGCTAGACCAGgaaaaaactcaaaatatttGTTTCCAACCAGAGTTTTGGAGCCGATGGTACCTGTATACGAGTTCCCAGGGCTATAGCATTGGATGCTTCATGTATGAGATCCGCTGCATGCAATCCAAAAATATGAACACCAAGGATCTCGCCATTGTCAGGTCTATATATCAGCTGCACAAGATATTTAGTAGGTGTTAAAATTGAAAATCTCAAAAGTACAgtgagagatctagagtttatTGCCAGGGCAGAAATATTGATGGGGGACAAATTGTAAAGAGGCTTGACAAAGCGTTTGCAAAAATTTCTCTCTTCCTGTAGTTTTTATTGGGGTGAGGTTAAAATATATCTTTCTACAGTCAACCATTAAAGAGTGTTCTGATAAAAATATGAATGGCACGAGGCCCCTTCCTCGGTGATTAGAATCaccattcaatttttttttgatgaaagactaaattttattataataagtAGAAGTTGCAAGAGAAAGCGGATGAGTAATCCGAGATAGTTACACAGTTACTCCACTGAGCTGAGCTATTGGCTTATATAACTATTATGCCGACAATAAAAATTGCCAATCCCTAGTTAAATCCGATATACTTAAGTGCCCAAATTCTTTAAAGCTCGCAGTCCAAGATGCAATtctgaattttattttctcccATATCTGATCAACTGAATCGTGCGCATCTTCAAAGATTCTTCTATTCCTAGAATCACCATTCAATTACTAAAGAAATAATAGCTAAAGACACTTTAATGGTTGACTGTAGAATGATATATTTTAACCTCACAATCGAACGGATATTTTCAACTAAATTAATTTGCATCACCTTGGCCAGTCCTTCGCCTTCATTTTCAGCAAGGGCttttgtgtttgctttgaaacTTGTTTTGGCAACGCTTACTTCAAATCCTTCCTTCTCGGCTTTTTCTCTTGCTTGAGGCTACAAAAATTGAAGTTACTTGAGAAGCAGAACTAAATCGTAACAATACCTGAAGCACCAGAAGCAAACTTTATTTCCTTTTccgattatattatattactatATAAGCGTATATTTTTATCTGCAGAAGGATATGATGCAATCTCATATCCAATATCCATTTGGTTGCTAATTCACCAATATCATAAGCAATAATGGTGATAAGCCTCTTAGTTCATAACTAACAAAAAGATACTGTAACTGGAATCATCCCACAAATCTATCGAATCAATGAACAATAAAAATCATCAATATCTACATCTTAACCTTATCATGCAATCCTAGTTAATGGGGAATTTTTTCTGCCAAGATTTCAATTGGAAAATCAGTTGTTATTCAACTGCTAAATTCAGAATAGCAAGAAATCCAGTGATGAAATATTGCAAATGGAACTACTAACTGAAATAGTTGGGAAGCTTATAGACAGGTTCCATATGATGTAACATATGAGGGAACTGAGAAGAGGAAATGGAAAATGCGAGCGAAATCAAACGAAGGAAAGGAGTAGAGAGTCAAAAATAAGAGCAAACTCGAGGTGGGAGAAGATACCTCTGTTAATCCAACCATACTGATTTCAGGATGGGTAAAACACGCCGCGGGAATGCTTAAATGATTCAGCACATGGTCATTCCCAGAGAGTTGCTCAACAACTGAAAGAAAAATGATGCAAGTCAACTAATAATGCAACAAGATAAAATAAGCAGTTATTGATTGTGAATGGGAATTTCGAATAGTTAGAGATTAGATGAAGTTCATTACCGGAGATTCCTTGTGCACTTGCTGCATGGGCAAGCATCATTTTACCATTGGCATCACCAATGCAAAACAAATGAGGAACCTATTAATCAAAACTTTGAGTCAGCCTATTCAGAAATCTTGAAACTGGCATCTGTATGTAAGACCTACCAATTTTCCATCTGCGTTGATCACTCTCATGCGCTCATCAACAGGGACAAATCCACGTTGCGTTTGGACATTAATCTgcacaaaaataaatatttttacgaATCATTTTGATTTGTATCCTTCGATTGTACGAGGAGCTATAAATTATAATTCTGCCAGTTGACTAACATTTTCCAATCCAAGTCCTTGCGTAAATGGAGCCCTTCCAGTTGCAATAAGAGCAGCATCTACCTGCAGGGAATCATACAATCGATTATATACAAAAGCCACACCAAGAGTAACAAAAGTTTAACTAGAGTGGCATTGCAGCAACACTAATCTAGATGTCTGTGACCAACCAATTAATCCACTGGTAGATAATCTGCTTTCCAAGAATTAGGCTTTGGTTTGAGTCATGGCAGGTGAGTATGCTAAGAAAGAGAGAAGTCATCACTCCCTTTAAAAAAACAGCTACAAAATACATGTTATGCACGAACATGCAGTACTAGGTGTAATTTTAGTTGTTACATATGATTCACTCATCAGTTCAACCATTTTCTCCAAACTACCTAAAATTAGTTTTGTACTGAAACTATAAGCTGTACAAAACTGTGTCGAAGGGAGCGGGAGCAGTGCGATGCAGGTTTCCACTCTAAATCTTCACCTAAGAAAGATTTCAGAAACTTACCTCCAAAGTATCCTTAGGCTCCTTTGTCTTTGCATCAATGAGCTCTATTTGTACGGGTTTTCCGTTCTTAGCTGGTGTAATCTGCTCGTGGAAAGGGGGTAAgtattaaatattatatcttAGTTGGTTTATCATTTGCATGTAATAGAAGATTGTGAGATATAACACCTTGCTAGCAAATACACCTATATGAGAATCGATCTTGCGAGGATTGATAAGAACTCGCTGGGCTAATTTTCCAATCTCAGGATCAAATCCAGGCATGAGTTGATCTAAAGCTTCAATGAATGTAACCTGGGGATCCATGCTCAGCAGTTGAGATCTTATATAACACGATCACAATGGTTTTAAAAAGTAACTCAATTATCATATACATGGCTGAACATCGATTAGCAATGAAGGCAGAAAATTTTCTCATAATAAGTACATCATTTAGGAGGGTGATTTAGAAGTCCGGTAAACGAGTGTCCAGAGGGGGACCACAGAAAATACAACTCCAAGAAGTACCTTTTCACAGTCTGTCTACAGAAAAGGAAGCATTCCGACCAACATCTTATCCAAAATAAGCCTTCTAATAAAAATAAGTAATATAAAAGCACTATAGAAATAATTAATGATATACCTCACTTCCGAGTGCAGTATACACATCACTGAATTCAAGGCCAATGTAACCACTGCCAACAATTGCTATCCATTCTGGGACAAATTCCAGTTTAAGAGCATGATCGCTGGTAATCACCGTCTTACCTGCAGGCAGGGGAAATTAAGCAGATAATGGATGGATATGATCACATTCACGCTGAAAGCTGAATTAATTATTGAGCCAATAGAAATGATATGCACTAAATCTTGGGAAAGCAGTGGGACTTATATCTAAAAGATGGTCATATTTAAATGCTCCCGCCGTAACTTGAACTACAATTTTCTTAACACCCCTCATCAGTCTACCAAGATAGTTTCTATTTTCCAGCTTTCAGGTAAGCTTAGAAAAGTAGGAAAAGCACACTTGAAGTTGCTAACTGTATATCAATTACATGCGATTATCTGGTTGGATCAAGGGTCTACAACTCAGTTCGGATCAGTCCATAAGATTTATAGCATGTTGTAGCTCTCAAACATCCGTGTGTACTAAAACATCCTTGAAAGAGTGCACAGTGAAGACCAAGAGAAAAATAAACCTTTTCGGAGCAGGATTCATCTAATTCTATTCATGCATGCAAAATCATTAAATATAAGAAACATTCATATAAAACCTTCGTATCAGCACACTTAATGATTAAACATACCAGCTGTTAGGTCTAAACAAGCAAGGCTAGCATGCAACAAGAATCAAGTACCACATAGTAGAGTTAGAATTTCTGACATCTCTCAAAAAGAAAGTGCAACTTTATTTGTACATGAATATATGAGAAGCCACTACTGCCACAACACTCTcacaacaatgacccaaatctTTATTTGAGATTAAAGAGCCGTTAATTAATCATTATTGAGGAATTGATTAATTGAAGATCAGCATTTTGGGATCCATCGAATTTAGAATGAACCCTAATCTACTTCAGATATCTTATCTCGAGAAATTCAACTAGACGAAAGAGGTTATGACAAGTGTCAGAAAATATTGAGATCAGATCTTCTGAACTAGTGCGGATAAAGTATATAAATAGAAGTTGATTTCATTTTTTTCTTACATCATTTTCCCTCAACTTCTTTCTCTCTCTCTCGAGTTCTAGCCATATACCTTAGATTTTTAACCCGTTTCTAGGACAATTTAGTGTCGGGAAGCCTcagagctagtgtcgactcgaaGAGGTTTCTTAAGAAGTATAACCACCATACCTGTCATTAGATCTTTTAATGTCAGTGTCTGCACCTAAGGCCAATACCAGTAGTGTTATGATGTAAAGGCACATTGGGCTTTAGCGAAAGGAGAGAAGGATACCTCATCTATGTTGTAAACGTATCAAAGGATACAATCGATGTGAAAACATTCCAGTTGGCGATGAATTTCCtaatgttttcccagatgaaatTTCTAGATTTCTTCCAGAGAAGATAGTGGAATTTTCGATAGAATTAGTACTAGAAATCGCACCTATCTCCTAAAAGCCTTATAGATTGGCACCACTGgaaatgaaagagttgaaacaacagtgacaagatcttcttgacaaggggtacatTAGATCCAATGTCTTCTTGTGGACACAAGTGTTGTTCGTTAAGAAGAATGATGGGTCTATGCAGctttgcatagattatcggcaattGAACCGAGTTACAATCAAGAATAATATTTGTTATCACAGAtaatgacttgtttgatcaactacaaggGACTTCAGTGTACTCGAAGATCAATTTACGATTTGGATATCATCatcttcgagttcatcaacgtgatatccctaagactacATTTCGAACAAGGTATGATGAGCATTGTGAGTTTTTAGTGATGTCGTTTGGTTAGATGAATGCTCCAGCAGTGTcaatggatttgatgaacccaGTATTCTAGGAGTATCTTGACAagttcgtcattgtctttattgacGACGTATTATTATGCTCCGTAGCCTTAAAGAGCATGCACAACATTTAAGGATTAGGTTAATAACATTGAGGAATCACCAACTACATGCTAAATAGAGCAAGTGCGAGCTTTGGCTCGAcagagttgtcttcttgggacatGTCATATCTAAAGATGGGATATCGGCTGGGATTTCACTTCCCTCATAAGAAAGGAATAAAAAAACAATCAAGTAacgagcattttatctgaaccgaCGTTGTATACCAGAATCAGAGAAACTCAGTTTTCGAACTCAAAGGTGCAAAagttagcaaggt
This region of Primulina eburnea isolate SZY01 chromosome 14, ASM2296580v1, whole genome shotgun sequence genomic DNA includes:
- the LOC140813347 gene encoding dihydrolipoyl dehydrogenase 2, chloroplastic-like; the protein is MQSAVSLSLASPSPVARSGLTSSHNAPLLTPGSLRFCGLRVEAFQSKSSLLTSSSRSDRLYVNSNLIKVFAASKDNGAPSTSHFDYDLVIIGAGVGGHGAALHAVEKGLKTAIVEGDVVGGTCVNRGCVPSKALLAVSGRMRELQNEHHMKSFGLQVAAAGYDRQAVADHANNLASKIRSNLTNSMKALGVDILTGFGTILGPQKLKYGKGDSGDTVITAKDIIIATGSVPFVPKGIEVDGKTVITSDHALKLEFVPEWIAIVGSGYIGLEFSDVYTALGSEVTFIEALDQLMPGFDPEIGKLAQRVLINPRKIDSHIGVFASKITPAKNGKPVQIELIDAKTKEPKDTLEVDAALIATGRAPFTQGLGLENINVQTQRGFVPVDERMRVINADGKLVPHLFCIGDANGKMMLAHAASAQGISVVEQLSGNDHVLNHLSIPAACFTHPEISMVGLTEPQAREKAEKEGFEVSVAKTSFKANTKALAENEGEGLAKLIYRPDNGEILGVHIFGLHAADLIHEASNAIALGTRIQDIKFAVHAHPTLSEVLDELFKSAKVKIGAPGQVVEPVPV